One region of Arthrobacter sp. StoSoilB22 genomic DNA includes:
- a CDS encoding MFS transporter: protein MIGELGRRSSTALLFHSALIQAVTFLVRPATTYRALELDVPGFALGLLAASYAVFPLLLALPIGGLVDRLGERRLMAIGAAVVLGCSAFLLFWGSSVPALVAGTALLGAGQLACVVGQQAVVANNAASSRLDSAFGYLTFAASLGQALGPLAISVVGGASVRPNTQAIFVLATAMSSVLFLTTFVISSNVSKGRRTAKGGPKGSAVALLRTPGVVRALATSATVLAVVDLTVVYLPALGAERGLTAATVGLMLTVRALFSMVSRLGLGSMSRKLGRMKLLVLSLAISTVALGVAAIPMPEWLLFIVMAFLGLGLGIGQPLTMSWLSAQAPEGQRGRALALRLAGNRIGQVVLPSAIGVVAVGLGAAGVFLASAVAVGGTMLLLRGVRLDD, encoded by the coding sequence ATGATCGGCGAACTTGGACGGCGTTCCTCCACGGCACTCCTCTTCCACTCCGCGCTCATCCAGGCCGTGACGTTCCTGGTCCGGCCCGCCACCACGTACCGCGCGCTTGAGTTGGACGTTCCAGGGTTCGCTTTGGGTCTTCTTGCTGCGAGCTACGCGGTGTTTCCCCTGCTGCTTGCCTTGCCCATCGGCGGACTGGTGGACCGCCTCGGTGAGCGCAGGCTCATGGCCATCGGGGCCGCCGTCGTGCTGGGCTGTTCTGCGTTTCTGTTGTTCTGGGGGTCCTCGGTTCCGGCGCTCGTGGCCGGGACAGCGCTTCTGGGTGCGGGGCAACTGGCCTGCGTGGTGGGGCAGCAAGCGGTGGTGGCGAACAACGCTGCGTCCTCGCGCCTGGACTCTGCCTTCGGATATCTGACCTTCGCCGCATCGCTGGGCCAGGCATTGGGGCCGTTGGCCATTTCCGTGGTGGGCGGCGCGTCCGTTCGGCCGAATACGCAGGCCATCTTCGTGCTCGCCACGGCCATGAGCTCGGTGCTGTTCCTGACTACGTTCGTGATTTCGTCAAACGTCAGCAAAGGGAGGCGCACCGCCAAGGGCGGACCAAAGGGCAGTGCGGTCGCACTTCTCAGGACTCCCGGCGTCGTCCGTGCTCTGGCAACCAGCGCCACTGTCCTGGCAGTAGTGGATCTGACCGTTGTCTATCTGCCGGCACTCGGTGCTGAACGGGGCCTGACCGCAGCAACCGTGGGCCTCATGCTGACTGTTCGCGCCCTGTTTTCCATGGTTTCCCGGCTGGGTCTGGGCAGCATGTCCCGCAAACTGGGCCGGATGAAGCTGCTGGTCCTGAGCCTGGCCATCTCCACCGTTGCCCTGGGTGTCGCAGCCATTCCGATGCCGGAGTGGTTGCTGTTCATCGTCATGGCATTCCTCGGCTTAGGGCTCGGAATCGGGCAGCCACTGACCATGTCCTGGCTCTCGGCCCAAGCGCCCGAAGGCCAACGCGGGCGGGCGCTAGCCCTGCGGTTGGCTGGAAACAGGATTGGACAAGTGGTGCTGCCCAGCGCAATCGGCGTGGTGGCGGTAGGCCTCGGTGCGGCGGGCGTGTTCCTGGCATCCGCCGTTGCCGT
- a CDS encoding GntR family transcriptional regulator — protein MADPQPRNTGAHVVYGELKRQILSLELKPGARIYEPAMAAALQVSRTPLREAIRRLISESLLEQQATGGVVVPTLERRAISELYDVRAALESLMAREACANASAADLEELRGIVARNAAMVEFADEAMKYGVALHAAIARIAGNSWAQRFHGQISSQVERYRYFTNNAPERRDEALANHRLLVEAIASKDPEKAAKIAFDHVIGARDETLRVISSTGLVVE, from the coding sequence ATGGCGGATCCACAACCACGAAACACAGGGGCACACGTCGTCTACGGCGAGCTGAAACGCCAGATCCTCAGTTTGGAACTCAAACCTGGTGCGCGAATCTACGAGCCCGCCATGGCCGCGGCCCTCCAAGTCAGCCGAACGCCACTGCGGGAAGCCATCCGGCGGCTTATTTCTGAGAGCCTGCTCGAGCAGCAGGCCACCGGGGGAGTTGTTGTTCCGACGCTGGAAAGGAGGGCGATTTCCGAGCTGTACGACGTCCGTGCCGCCCTGGAGTCGCTGATGGCTCGGGAAGCGTGCGCCAACGCCAGTGCCGCGGACCTTGAAGAGCTTCGGGGAATCGTGGCCCGCAATGCCGCGATGGTGGAGTTCGCCGATGAAGCCATGAAGTACGGGGTGGCCCTCCACGCAGCCATCGCCAGGATCGCCGGAAACTCCTGGGCCCAGCGCTTCCATGGGCAGATCAGCAGTCAGGTTGAACGCTACAGATACTTCACCAACAACGCTCCCGAACGCCGCGATGAAGCTCTCGCCAATCACCGGCTCCTGGTCGAGGCCATTGCATCCAAGGATCCGGAAAAGGCCGCAAAGATTGCCTTCGATCACGTGATCGGCGCACGTGATGAGACTTTGCGCGTCATCTCAAGCACCGGCCTGGTGGTCGAATGA
- a CDS encoding Ig-like domain-containing protein: MAFTARRIRRPVAVLAAAVTAAAGLALSPATAPQAHAADATAVTITPNPASRSEAFEGWGTSLVWFANATAGYSPELREELYQKVFGEDGLNLNIARYNVGGGNASDVKDYLNDGSAVEGWWKPVTQAQPGQPASNLYKPDGSVDATQANKLAFLNAWNPDDPASYNPDADQNQRWWVERLAADQQITHWEAFSNSPPWFMTKSGYVSGQVNTAKGENLLPEAEAKFAAYMRNAVELLEKGSGITVDTIDPFNEPNSGYWGTDINAATGKPPTTYTQKQEGALIYPAAQDRVTKLLAAELEKGTTDAVISAMDETDPSKFMTNWNGYSQEAKDAVAQLNVHTYGTNDRRRVRDLASSTDKPLWMSEVGGFWTGNPALGDSTSGWDRSNITNGLGIAGRMVNDLRELEPDAWVFWQPVEDTYKQEKADKGWGSIYVDFDCNYEGREGFSNRRINDGATLDNAKCKVLTNQKYNTTRNFTHYIRPGDFLIQNDNAKTASALRADGNGATLVHFNDTPMPEKVTIDLSRFGAIAPGAKVTPVVTTKSPLDDIEKNALVKGTPVAVDTAAKSATLEVPAASVVTFVVDGVSGVSEDAAPVQDGHRYHLSGEASGKYLTGRANGTATIDELGMDAAGVAPQMWTFNAVNPDDEFANDRRWVLTNKDGRVLTGNGGVLNGSQSGTASLASLTVDQAKATPSAQWIVTTENGKQWSLVNAGAAISLQVSGNQTAAGTSVALASSTGSTATALASPHQSWAFTDIADLKLLGVSPVELSTPVGIAPVLPATVTPVYEAGPGKQLAVTWAPVDPSSWQKAGKVTVYGSGVDPYGQTFEAVLTVTVGSYIATDPVSVTVGTGSSVASIQALAPASVPGQIADGPARNPLAVTWDWSSVSDSSLQNPGTVTVPGTANGLPAMLTIIVVDRVPVANICKDDPTTTATASYTEGSYIAKNTCDANGSTRWSNWVSGGRAGDSLSYSFSRDYTVSSVTVTSAEKAAQSLKVQYQDASGAWKDTSAGTITGLSISSPTTVRFDPVTTRGIRVSFVTTASYTKIAEVAIAGTRLAHAGLADLGRLLVNQSSVVGFAPATTDYRALTTSATPAVVGYPLDTNAKVTVQQPTAENPTAVVTVTAPDGTTKVYRVTVSTGKDACKSDGWKTSPQPVFANQGQCVSSFAAGK; the protein is encoded by the coding sequence ATGGCGTTTACCGCTCGAAGAATCCGAAGGCCTGTGGCAGTGCTGGCGGCAGCCGTTACTGCAGCGGCCGGCCTTGCGCTCAGCCCGGCAACTGCACCGCAAGCACACGCAGCCGACGCAACCGCCGTCACCATCACTCCCAACCCGGCAAGCCGTAGCGAGGCCTTCGAAGGTTGGGGCACCAGCCTGGTGTGGTTCGCGAACGCGACGGCGGGATACTCCCCGGAGTTGCGTGAGGAGTTGTACCAAAAGGTCTTCGGCGAGGACGGCCTGAACCTCAACATTGCCCGCTATAACGTGGGCGGCGGCAACGCATCGGACGTCAAGGATTACCTCAACGACGGCAGCGCTGTGGAGGGATGGTGGAAGCCGGTGACCCAAGCGCAACCCGGCCAGCCGGCGTCGAACCTCTACAAACCTGACGGCAGCGTGGACGCAACGCAAGCCAACAAGCTCGCCTTCCTCAATGCCTGGAACCCGGACGATCCCGCTTCCTACAACCCCGACGCCGATCAAAACCAGCGCTGGTGGGTGGAGCGCCTCGCCGCAGACCAGCAAATCACCCACTGGGAAGCCTTCAGCAACTCCCCGCCCTGGTTCATGACCAAGAGCGGCTACGTGTCCGGCCAGGTGAACACCGCCAAGGGCGAGAATCTGCTGCCCGAAGCGGAGGCCAAGTTCGCCGCCTACATGAGGAACGCCGTCGAGCTCCTCGAAAAAGGCAGCGGCATCACCGTGGACACCATCGATCCATTCAATGAGCCAAACTCCGGCTACTGGGGCACGGACATCAACGCCGCCACCGGCAAGCCGCCCACCACCTACACGCAAAAGCAAGAGGGGGCGCTGATCTACCCTGCTGCCCAGGACCGCGTGACCAAACTGCTGGCAGCCGAGCTCGAAAAAGGCACCACGGACGCCGTGATCTCCGCGATGGACGAGACGGATCCCAGCAAGTTCATGACCAACTGGAACGGTTACAGCCAGGAGGCCAAGGACGCCGTTGCGCAGCTCAACGTCCACACCTACGGCACCAATGATCGCCGCCGGGTCCGGGACCTCGCCAGCTCCACGGACAAGCCACTGTGGATGAGTGAGGTGGGTGGCTTCTGGACGGGAAACCCGGCGCTGGGCGATTCCACCAGCGGCTGGGACCGCTCCAACATCACCAACGGATTGGGCATCGCAGGCCGCATGGTCAACGACCTCCGCGAACTCGAGCCCGACGCCTGGGTGTTCTGGCAGCCCGTGGAGGACACGTACAAGCAAGAGAAGGCCGACAAAGGCTGGGGCTCTATCTACGTGGACTTCGACTGCAACTACGAGGGCCGCGAAGGATTCTCCAACCGCCGCATCAACGATGGCGCCACCCTGGACAACGCCAAATGCAAGGTATTGACCAACCAGAAGTACAACACCACCCGGAACTTCACGCACTACATCCGGCCCGGCGACTTCCTCATCCAGAATGACAACGCCAAGACCGCCAGCGCCCTCCGCGCCGACGGCAACGGCGCCACACTGGTCCACTTCAATGACACCCCGATGCCGGAAAAGGTCACCATAGACCTCAGCCGCTTCGGTGCAATCGCACCCGGTGCAAAGGTCACTCCCGTGGTGACCACCAAGTCGCCGCTGGATGACATCGAGAAGAACGCCCTGGTGAAGGGTACGCCGGTGGCCGTGGACACCGCGGCTAAGTCCGCCACGCTCGAGGTTCCTGCCGCATCAGTGGTGACGTTCGTCGTCGACGGCGTCAGTGGAGTTTCAGAGGATGCCGCGCCTGTGCAGGACGGCCACCGCTATCACCTCAGCGGTGAAGCGAGTGGCAAGTACCTGACAGGACGTGCCAACGGAACTGCCACGATCGACGAGCTGGGTATGGACGCTGCCGGCGTGGCACCGCAGATGTGGACGTTCAACGCCGTGAACCCTGACGACGAGTTCGCGAACGATCGCCGCTGGGTTCTGACCAACAAGGACGGGCGCGTCCTGACGGGCAACGGCGGTGTGCTGAACGGGAGCCAAAGCGGAACGGCTTCGCTGGCTTCACTGACGGTGGACCAGGCCAAGGCCACTCCTTCCGCACAGTGGATAGTGACCACAGAGAACGGCAAGCAGTGGTCCCTGGTCAACGCTGGTGCCGCGATTTCCCTGCAGGTTTCGGGCAACCAGACAGCGGCGGGTACGTCCGTGGCCTTGGCATCCTCCACCGGCAGCACTGCAACAGCCCTGGCCAGCCCTCATCAGTCGTGGGCTTTCACGGACATCGCAGATCTCAAGCTCCTGGGTGTCTCCCCTGTTGAGCTGAGCACACCTGTAGGGATTGCGCCGGTCCTGCCAGCCACGGTCACGCCCGTTTACGAGGCAGGCCCCGGCAAGCAGTTGGCCGTCACCTGGGCACCGGTGGATCCTTCCTCATGGCAGAAAGCCGGCAAAGTAACGGTCTACGGTTCAGGGGTTGACCCGTACGGTCAAACCTTCGAAGCCGTTCTCACGGTCACGGTGGGCTCCTACATCGCCACGGACCCTGTTTCCGTGACCGTGGGAACCGGATCATCGGTGGCTTCCATACAGGCCTTGGCTCCGGCCAGCGTTCCCGGACAGATCGCCGATGGTCCCGCCCGGAACCCGCTCGCGGTGACCTGGGACTGGTCCTCAGTCTCCGATTCCTCATTGCAAAATCCGGGAACCGTTACGGTACCCGGAACCGCCAACGGCCTCCCGGCCATGCTGACCATCATTGTGGTGGACCGTGTTCCAGTAGCCAACATCTGCAAGGACGACCCCACCACCACGGCCACCGCAAGCTACACCGAAGGCTCCTACATCGCCAAGAACACCTGCGATGCCAACGGCTCCACGCGGTGGTCCAACTGGGTGAGCGGTGGCCGTGCCGGTGACAGCCTGAGCTACTCCTTCAGCCGCGACTACACCGTTTCCTCAGTGACCGTGACGTCCGCGGAAAAGGCAGCACAGAGCCTCAAGGTCCAGTACCAGGACGCCTCTGGAGCTTGGAAGGACACCTCCGCGGGAACCATCACAGGACTCTCCATCTCTTCACCGACTACCGTCCGTTTCGATCCCGTCACCACACGCGGGATCAGGGTTTCGTTCGTGACCACGGCGTCTTATACGAAGATCGCTGAAGTAGCTATCGCCGGTACCCGCTTGGCCCACGCCGGGCTTGCCGATCTTGGCCGACTCCTCGTGAACCAGTCCTCAGTTGTGGGGTTCGCCCCGGCGACCACCGACTACCGGGCGCTGACGACGTCGGCGACTCCCGCCGTCGTCGGCTACCCGCTGGACACGAACGCCAAGGTGACGGTCCAGCAGCCCACCGCTGAGAACCCGACGGCGGTAGTCACCGTGACGGCGCCGGACGGCACCACGAAGGTCTACCGCGTGACGGTCTCCACGGGGAAGGACGCGTGCAAGAGCGACGGCTGGAAGACGAGCCCTCAGCCCGTGTTCGCCAATCAGGGGCAGTGCGTGAGCAGCTTCGCGGCAGGGAAATAA
- a CDS encoding Fic family protein → MALEEAAVAVASLDVSAGSRMAAISGFLLRSEAVSSSKIEHVDANRNDYARAMIGLKATDQARSMVAAAEAVQSMISDAGDTGEVRVEALLKAHKALMKDDPMDGHNAGSFRDVQNWIGGSDYSPRGAIHVPPPPALVPELMDDLMAFCARKDIPIVAQAAIAHAHFESIHPFTDGNGRIGRALIGSISRRRRLTKNTVTPIASAMVADVETYFSLLNNYRNGDVDPFVLYLAKSAMRASQAASESVAALDELPALWTDLLRPRKNSAEAKLIPWLLEQPVFEAHRAAYIAGVEETSIYKTLNRMTEAGVLSLVSQSQRNRAWAAMEVLDEVDRLNRRLAAKAV, encoded by the coding sequence GTGGCACTCGAAGAGGCCGCTGTTGCCGTCGCATCGTTGGACGTGTCGGCGGGTTCTCGCATGGCTGCCATCAGCGGCTTTCTGCTGCGAAGCGAAGCGGTCTCCTCTTCAAAGATCGAACACGTCGACGCCAATCGAAACGACTACGCCCGTGCCATGATCGGGCTGAAGGCCACCGATCAAGCGAGATCCATGGTCGCAGCAGCGGAGGCCGTGCAGAGCATGATCAGCGATGCGGGGGACACTGGCGAGGTCCGTGTGGAGGCTCTGCTTAAGGCCCACAAGGCCCTGATGAAAGATGACCCAATGGACGGGCACAACGCTGGTTCATTCCGGGATGTGCAAAATTGGATCGGCGGAAGTGACTATTCACCTCGAGGAGCCATCCACGTTCCCCCTCCCCCGGCGCTGGTACCCGAACTCATGGACGACCTCATGGCATTCTGTGCCCGGAAGGACATCCCCATCGTGGCGCAGGCGGCCATTGCCCATGCCCACTTCGAGTCCATCCACCCTTTTACCGACGGTAATGGCCGCATAGGACGTGCTCTGATCGGTTCAATTTCACGTCGTAGAAGACTGACCAAGAACACGGTCACTCCCATAGCCTCTGCGATGGTAGCGGACGTGGAGACCTACTTTTCCTTACTCAACAATTACCGCAACGGTGACGTGGATCCATTCGTCCTCTATCTGGCAAAGTCAGCGATGCGTGCTTCCCAAGCCGCCAGTGAATCGGTCGCGGCTCTCGATGAGCTCCCGGCATTGTGGACCGACTTGCTCCGCCCCAGGAAAAACTCTGCGGAAGCAAAGCTCATCCCTTGGCTGCTGGAACAGCCCGTTTTCGAAGCGCACCGGGCAGCATACATCGCTGGTGTTGAGGAAACGTCCATATACAAAACCCTGAACCGAATGACCGAAGCCGGTGTACTGTCCCTCGTCTCGCAATCGCAGCGGAATCGCGCTTGGGCAGCGATGGAAGTCTTGGATGAGGTAGATCGACTGAACAGGCGGTTGGCCGCCAAAGCCGTCTAA